From a single Myxocyprinus asiaticus isolate MX2 ecotype Aquarium Trade chromosome 33, UBuf_Myxa_2, whole genome shotgun sequence genomic region:
- the LOC127424295 gene encoding tyrosine-protein kinase ZAP-70: MADPAMELPFFYGSISRLEAEEHLKLAGMGDGLFLLRQCLRSLGGYVLSMVWNLEFYHYSIEKQLNGTYCIAGGKSHCGPAELCEYYSKDPDGLMCTLRKPCLRSADTPVKTGVFDSLRDNMLREYVRHTWNLEGEAMEQAIISQAPQLEKLIATTAHEKMPWFHGKIPRQEGERRLYSGSQPDGKFLVREREEFGTYALSVTYGKTVYHYQILHDKSGKYAMPEGTKFDTVWQLVEYLKMKPDGLVTILKEPCVNQNNAQMVVANGPRRPRGNGYTPPPMVPKPLGADGPRPSLPMDHDAFISPYDDPNECKKKTLFIKRDKLMIDEVELGSGNFGCVKKGVFKMDSKQIDVAIKVLKNENEKSVKDEMMREAQIMHQLSDPFIVRMIGLCEAEALMLVMEMAPAGPLNKFLSSKKDQITMENIVMLMHQVSMGMKYLEGRNFVHRDLAARNVLLVNQQYAKISDFGLSKALGADDNYYKARTGGKWPLKWYAPECIHFHKFSSKSDVWSFGITMWEAFTYGGKPYKKMKGPEVMSFIESGSRMDCPPGCPEAMYELMKDCWTYKHDDRPGFVKVEEKMRTFYYSIAKKIPDYMKTENEKSPK, from the exons ATGGCCGACCCTGCCATGGAGCTCCCGTTTTTTTATGGTAGCATCAGTCGCTTGGAGGCCGAGGAGCATCTGAAGCTGGCCGGCATGGGAGATGGCCTCTTCCTCCTGCGGCAGTGCCTCCGTAGCCTGGGCGGCTATGTCCTTTCCATGGTCTGGAACCTGGAGTTCTACCACTACTCCATAGAGAAACAGCTGAACGGCACATATTGTATTGCAGGTGGAAAGTCTCATTGTGGACCTGCTGAGCTTTGTGAATATTACAGCAAAGACCCAGACGGGCTAATGTGCACCCTGAGAAAGCCTTGCCTGCGATCGGCCGATACACCAGTTAAGACGGGTGTGTTTGACAGTTTAAGGGACAATATGCTTAGAGAATATGTGCGTCACACCTGGAACTTGGAG GGTGAGGCCATGGAGCAAGCCATCATTAGCCAGGCCCCACAGCTAGAGAAACTCATTGCCACCACGGCGCATGAGAAAATGCCCTGGTTCCACGGCAAGATCCCTCGGCAGGAGGGCGAGAGACGACTGTATTCTGGATCTCAACCAGATGGAAAGTTCCT cgtcagagagagagaagaatttGGCACCTACGCGCTGTCAGTGACATACGGAAAAACAGTATATCATTATCAGATCTTGCACGACAAATCAGGGAAATATGCAATGCCTGAGGGAACTAAATTTGACACTGTGTGGCAG CTGGTTGAGTACCTAAAGATGAAGCCAGATGGTCTCGTGACTATCCTGAAAGAACCATGTGTCAACCAGAACAATGCACAAATGG tcgTCGCAAATGGTCCG AGGAGGCCCAGAGGTAATGGATACACACCGCCCCCTATGG TTCCCAAGCCTTTGGGAGCCGACGGTCCACGACCATCTTTACCTATGGACCATGATGCATTCATCAGTCCCTATGATGATCCAAATGAATGCAAGAAAAAAACGCTCTTCATCAAGAGAGACAAGCTCATGATTGACGAGGTTGAGCTCGGATCAGGCAACTTCGGCTGCGTCAAGAAAGGTGTCTTCAAAATGGACAG CAAACAGATCGATGTGGCTATTAAAGTGCTGAAGAATGAGAATGAGAAATCAGTAAAGGATGAAATGATGCGAGAGGCCCAGATTATGCATCAGCTCAGTGATCCATTCATCGTACGCATGATTGGACTCTGTGAGGCTGAAGCACTCATGCTGGTCATGGAGATGGCCCCTGCTGGCCCGCTCAACAAGTTCCTCTCCAGCAAGAA GGACCAGATTACTATGGAAAACATAGTGATGCTGATGCATCAAGTTTCCATGGGGATGAAGTATTTAGAGGGGAGGAACTTTGTGCACAGAGACTTGGCTGCCCGTAATGTACTTTTGGTCAACCAGCAATATGCAAAGATCAGTGATTTTGGCCTCTCCAAAGCACTGGGTGCAGATGACAACTATTACAAG GCACGCACTGGAGGGAAATGGCCTCTAAAGTGGTATGCACCAGAGTGCATCCATTTTCACAAGTTTTCCAGCAAAAGTGATGTTTGGAGCTTTGGCATTACGATGTGGGAGGCCTTCACATATGGAGGAAAGCCTTATAAG AAAATGAAGGGCCCTGAGGTGATGAGTTTCATAGAAAGCGGTAGTCGTATGGATTGCCCACCTGGATGCCCTGAGGCCATGTATGAACTGATGAAAGACTGCTGGACATACAA GCATGATGACCGGCCAGGCTTTGTTAAAGTGGAGGAGAAGATGAGAACTTTCTATTACTCCATTGCCAAAAAGATCCCAGATTACATGAAAACAGAGAATGAAAAGTCCCCAAAGTGA
- the mob3a gene encoding MOB kinase activator 3A: MSLALKQVFNKDRTFRPKRKFEPGTQRFELHKKAQASLNAGLDLKQAVQLPHGEDLNDWVAVHVVDFFNRINLIYGTISDSCTDQTCPVMSGGPKYEYRWQDEHKYKKPTALPAPKYMSLLMDWIEVQINNEQIFPTNVGTPFPKTFMQVAKKILSRLFRVFVHVYIHHFDCVNQMGAEAHVNTCYKHFYYFVTEFNLIDHKELEPLKEMTSRMCH; encoded by the exons ATGTCCCTGGCTCTAAAGCAAGTCTTCAACAAGGACAGGACATTCCGGCCCAAGCGGAAGTTTGAGCCTGGAACGCAGCGCTTTGAGCTACACAAGAAAGCGCAGGCATCCCTTAATGCTGGCCTGGACCTGAAGCAGGCAGTGCAACTGCCGCACGGCGAAGACCTGAACGATTGGGTGGCCGTTCATGTGGTGGATTTCTTTAACCGCATCAACCTCATCTACGGCACCATCAGTGACTCCTGCACAGACCAGACCTGCCCTGTTATGTCTGGCGGGCCCAAGTACGAGTACCGCTGGCAGGACGAACACAAGTACAAGAAGCCCACTGCTCTCCCTGCGCCCAAATACATGAGCCTGCTAATGGACTGGATTGAGGTGCAGATCAACAATGAACAGATCTTCCCCACTAATGTCG GTACGCCATTCCCCAAGACCTTCATGCAAGTAGCGAAGAAGATCTTGTCTCGTTTATTCCGTGTTTTTGTCCATGTCTACATTCACCACTTTGACTGTGTGAACCAGATGGGAGCAGAAGCCCACGTGAACACCTGTTACAAACATTTCTATTACTTTGTTACTGAATTCAACCTCATAGACCACAAAGAGCTGGAGCCTCTG AAAGAGATGACATCTCGGATGTGCCActga